Proteins encoded by one window of Ulvibacter sp. MAR_2010_11:
- a CDS encoding outer membrane beta-barrel protein has translation MKDKKHIDELFKDRFKNFEASPSPHVWNQIQAKLQEEKEDRKVIPLWWKLGGVAALIALLFTIGSTFFNPFTTTDAITTEENDTTLPVDTNTQKDPLIHDYINKSDVASEEIENPTTTDDTSEAASEINNVNTQNAKDVVLKKAKASKNAIAVENTSEKASKIKNDKATNVDNKTSAGVNTQKDAVAATTNSETNSVKEAAKLEKDALKKNNDLIKKEVGIEETTKVVVATETETKKEINSDTQNTENTLLTKEEEAKKRSLLDAINEKNEEAVVATANNKPENRWDVAPNFAPVYYNSLGQGSSIDPSFSDNTKSGDVNFSYGVQISYNVNDRLSIRSGVSNVDLSYATGGLELGTAPVNVALKSVDYGSKETVITAVDKGTLSSMQNPNDPFSSITPKSTSGEVELIQNISYYEIPLELKYAVLTNKFGINLIGGFSTLFLGNNEVSVTAGDFNDTLGEANNLSSVSFTTNVGLGFDYKISKKLKFNIEPMFKYQLNPYTDSSVNFKPYYVGIYSGLSFKF, from the coding sequence ATGAAAGACAAAAAGCACATAGACGAGCTTTTTAAAGACCGCTTCAAAAACTTTGAGGCTTCCCCATCTCCACATGTCTGGAATCAAATTCAGGCAAAATTACAGGAAGAGAAGGAAGACCGAAAGGTGATTCCACTTTGGTGGAAATTGGGTGGTGTTGCTGCGCTTATAGCATTACTTTTCACAATCGGTTCTACTTTTTTTAACCCTTTTACGACTACCGATGCTATTACTACGGAAGAAAATGACACAACCCTTCCGGTGGATACTAACACACAAAAGGACCCGCTTATTCATGATTATATTAATAAGTCTGACGTTGCTTCTGAAGAAATTGAAAATCCTACCACCACGGACGACACTTCAGAAGCGGCTTCAGAAATCAACAATGTAAACACTCAAAACGCAAAAGATGTTGTTCTTAAAAAGGCGAAAGCATCAAAGAATGCAATCGCGGTTGAAAACACTTCAGAAAAAGCTTCAAAAATTAAAAATGACAAGGCAACCAATGTCGACAACAAAACTTCGGCAGGTGTTAACACCCAAAAAGATGCAGTTGCTGCCACTACTAATTCTGAAACAAATTCAGTAAAAGAGGCTGCAAAACTTGAAAAGGACGCTTTAAAAAAGAACAACGATCTTATTAAAAAAGAAGTGGGAATCGAGGAAACCACCAAAGTAGTGGTGGCCACGGAAACCGAAACTAAAAAAGAAATTAATTCGGATACACAAAATACCGAAAACACTTTACTTACCAAGGAAGAGGAGGCGAAAAAGCGCTCCCTTTTAGACGCTATCAACGAGAAGAATGAAGAGGCTGTAGTTGCTACAGCGAACAACAAACCTGAAAATCGATGGGATGTGGCTCCTAATTTTGCCCCTGTTTATTACAACAGTCTTGGGCAAGGCTCATCTATAGATCCTTCTTTTTCGGACAATACCAAGAGTGGAGATGTGAACTTTAGTTACGGGGTTCAAATAAGTTACAATGTGAATGATCGTCTTAGTATTAGAAGTGGTGTGAGTAACGTAGATCTTAGTTATGCTACCGGTGGATTGGAATTGGGAACAGCTCCTGTCAATGTCGCGTTGAAGTCTGTTGATTATGGAAGCAAAGAGACTGTTATAACCGCTGTTGACAAAGGCACACTTAGCTCTATGCAAAATCCTAACGATCCTTTTAGTTCTATCACTCCAAAATCGACCAGTGGAGAAGTGGAGTTAATACAAAATATAAGTTATTACGAAATCCCATTAGAATTAAAATATGCCGTGCTTACCAATAAATTTGGCATTAATCTAATTGGAGGATTCAGCACCTTGTTTTTAGGAAATAATGAAGTTTCGGTAACGGCAGGTGACTTTAATGATACGTTGGGGGAAGCCAACAATTTATCATCTGTGAGTTTTACAACAAATGTTGGTCTTGGCTTCGATTATAAAATTAGTAAAAAACTGAAGTTTAATATTGAACCTATGTTTAAATACCAGCTTAATCCGTATACAGATTCGTCTGTAAACTTTAAACCCTACTATGTGGGGATTTATAGCGGTTTGAGTTTTAAGTTTTAG
- a CDS encoding 1-acyl-sn-glycerol-3-phosphate acyltransferase, whose protein sequence is MNILRYILSFLYRIWFYILLTVPIIVLFPILFISILREEWYPLFFRLARLWATIILFGMGFVPVIYREVTYNKNESYLFVSNHTSMTDIMLMLYLTRNPFVFVGKKELERIPLFGFFYKRTCIMVDRGSPKSRMEVFRQAQRKLSQGLSVCIFPEGGVPEDEDVILDLFKDGAFRLAIEHAIPIAPMTFFDNKKRLPYNFASVSAGPGRLRVRLHPLISTKTLQPEDRKALKMETREIILEALQHPVK, encoded by the coding sequence ATGAATATACTGCGTTACATTCTTAGTTTCCTCTACCGTATTTGGTTTTATATTTTATTGACAGTCCCTATCATTGTGTTATTTCCCATCCTTTTTATTAGCATCCTTCGGGAAGAATGGTATCCGCTATTTTTTAGGTTGGCACGCCTCTGGGCGACTATTATTTTATTCGGAATGGGTTTTGTTCCGGTGATATACAGGGAAGTAACCTACAACAAGAACGAAAGCTACCTGTTTGTTTCCAATCATACATCCATGACCGATATAATGCTCATGCTGTATCTTACCCGAAACCCTTTTGTTTTTGTGGGGAAGAAGGAATTGGAAAGGATACCCTTGTTCGGGTTTTTTTACAAGCGTACCTGTATCATGGTGGATCGTGGCAGCCCCAAAAGCAGGATGGAAGTTTTCAGGCAAGCGCAAAGGAAGTTGAGTCAGGGACTAAGTGTTTGTATTTTTCCGGAAGGTGGTGTTCCCGAGGATGAAGATGTTATATTGGATTTGTTTAAAGACGGGGCATTTCGGCTTGCCATAGAACATGCTATTCCCATAGCACCCATGACCTTTTTCGATAATAAAAAGAGACTTCCTTATAATTTTGCTTCGGTAAGTGCAGGACCAGGAAGGTTGCGGGTACGCTTGCATCCTCTAATTTCAACCAAAACTTTACAGCCGGAAGACAGGAAGGCGTTAAAAATGGAAACCCGGGAAATAATTTTGGAAGCGTTACAGCATCCTGTAAAATAA
- the trpS gene encoding tryptophan--tRNA ligase gives MSRILTGIQSTGTPHLGNLLGAIIPAIEMANNPKNESFLFIANMHSLTQIKDSATLRANTYSTAAAWLAFGLDINKTVFYRQSDVPQTTELTWYLSCFFPYQRLTLAHSFKDKADRLEDVNSGLFSYPMLMAADILLYDAEIVPVGKDQLQHIEMTRDVASRFHAQMGEVFVMPEGKVQENTMLIPGTDGAKMSKSKNNIINIFLPDKQLRKQVLTIETDSTPLEEPKNPDTCNVFALYSLLASSEEISEMRKNYEGGGYGFGHAKQALFELITTRFAEERKRYNHYMANLSEIDSALEIGAAKAAKVADAVLQRVRTKLGY, from the coding sequence ATGTCGAGAATTCTTACAGGTATACAAAGTACTGGCACACCACACCTAGGCAATTTACTAGGCGCCATTATTCCTGCCATCGAAATGGCCAATAACCCAAAAAATGAATCGTTTTTGTTTATTGCCAACATGCATTCATTAACCCAAATTAAAGATTCGGCCACGCTTCGTGCCAATACCTATAGCACGGCCGCTGCATGGCTTGCTTTTGGGCTCGACATAAATAAAACGGTATTTTATCGCCAAAGTGATGTGCCTCAAACGACCGAACTAACCTGGTATCTTAGTTGTTTCTTTCCTTACCAACGCTTAACCTTGGCACATTCTTTTAAGGATAAGGCAGATCGTTTGGAAGATGTGAATTCGGGATTGTTTAGTTATCCAATGTTAATGGCTGCAGATATTTTGTTGTACGATGCCGAAATTGTTCCGGTAGGTAAAGATCAATTGCAGCATATAGAAATGACGCGTGATGTTGCTTCGAGGTTTCACGCCCAGATGGGAGAAGTGTTTGTAATGCCCGAAGGCAAAGTGCAGGAAAATACAATGCTTATCCCCGGAACGGATGGCGCGAAAATGAGTAAGTCGAAAAATAACATCATCAATATCTTTTTGCCCGACAAACAACTTCGGAAGCAAGTACTTACTATCGAAACAGATAGTACACCTCTGGAAGAACCTAAAAATCCCGACACCTGCAATGTGTTCGCATTGTATTCGTTATTGGCATCTTCTGAAGAAATTTCGGAAATGAGGAAGAACTACGAAGGTGGAGGTTATGGTTTTGGGCATGCCAAGCAGGCTTTGTTCGAATTGATTACTACCCGCTTTGCTGAAGAACGCAAACGGTATAACCATTATATGGCAAACCTATCGGAAATCGACAGCGCTTTGGAAATTGGTGCTGCAAAAGCCGCAAAAGTAGCCGATGCTGTGCTGCAAAGAGTGAGAACGAAGTTAGGGTATTAA
- the dprA gene encoding DNA-processing protein DprA, which yields MLSKNELRYTLALQRVPNLGDTSAKKLLQHIGSAEGIFKEKRKNLLKIDGIGAFKLKDLSEKRLLDEAEEELSFIEANNLSVSYFLDKSYPERLKHCLDGPILFFHSGNIDLQKKHMLSIVGTRNVTSYGKMVCEKLIEELAPLQPVIVSGFAYGVDIVAHKAAMKNNLQTIGCLAHGFNQIYPKTHAKYVAGMKDNGGFISEFWSSDAFDRNNFLKRNRIIAGLSEATIVIESAEKGGSLVTADIANSYHRDVFAIPGKTTDTQSEGCNNLIKAQKAHLLTRAADVPYILGWELEERMQKPQQIQLFVELTEEEKIVFDFLKTTEKELLDTIALQCKFPTHKTASILLNMELKGVVRPLPGKLFQLI from the coding sequence ATGCTTTCCAAAAACGAATTACGATATACCCTTGCCCTACAGCGCGTTCCTAATCTTGGAGATACTTCAGCCAAGAAATTATTGCAACATATTGGTTCTGCCGAAGGGATTTTTAAAGAGAAAAGGAAAAATCTACTAAAAATAGACGGGATTGGAGCGTTTAAACTGAAAGACCTTTCAGAAAAAAGATTGCTCGATGAAGCCGAAGAGGAACTCTCTTTTATTGAAGCCAATAATCTCTCAGTGAGTTATTTTCTGGATAAAAGCTATCCCGAAAGATTGAAACATTGTCTCGACGGACCTATTCTTTTTTTTCATTCAGGAAATATCGATTTACAGAAAAAACATATGCTAAGCATTGTAGGAACACGCAACGTGACCTCCTATGGCAAAATGGTTTGTGAAAAATTAATTGAAGAATTAGCCCCTTTGCAACCCGTAATTGTTTCGGGATTTGCATATGGAGTGGATATTGTAGCACATAAAGCCGCCATGAAAAATAATCTACAGACCATTGGATGTTTGGCACACGGATTCAATCAAATATATCCGAAAACGCATGCTAAATATGTAGCGGGAATGAAGGATAACGGCGGATTTATATCTGAATTCTGGAGTAGCGATGCTTTTGATAGAAATAATTTTTTAAAGCGCAACCGCATTATTGCCGGTCTAAGCGAGGCTACGATTGTAATTGAATCTGCCGAAAAAGGGGGGAGTCTGGTCACTGCTGATATTGCCAATTCGTACCATCGAGATGTTTTTGCAATTCCCGGCAAGACGACCGATACCCAGAGTGAAGGATGTAATAATTTAATAAAGGCGCAAAAGGCACACCTGCTAACTCGGGCAGCGGATGTACCCTATATTTTAGGATGGGAACTGGAAGAAAGGATGCAGAAGCCTCAGCAAATACAGCTTTTTGTTGAACTAACCGAGGAAGAAAAAATAGTTTTCGATTTTTTAAAAACCACTGAGAAAGAATTATTAGACACTATTGCATTGCAATGCAAGTTTCCTACCCACAAAACGGCTTCAATTTTACTGAACATGGAACTGAAAGGCGTGGTACGACCATTACCGGGAAAACTGTTTCAACTTATTTAA
- a CDS encoding SPOR domain-containing protein: protein MQLATYINDLLYRYECVIIPGFGAFLTQYQSAKIDPETHTFYPPGKTLSFNRQLQTNDGLLANYVASVENSSYEIALQQIRNFTGTLSLQLSEGETVTLLRIGEFFLNKEQSVQFVPAPSANFSTASFGLSSYVSRSINREVYKETVAALEEKAPLLFTPERRTALPYLKYAAIGLIAIALSGFVGMKLYEGNVQKHNFVEKQKANTLVENQIQEATFVLENPLPSLNITLPKRTGKYHIIAGAFRVEENAQTKVAQLIEKGYSPRLIGINRYGLHQVIYSSHENRLEALQTLHTIKRTENVDAWLLVQDMND from the coding sequence ATGCAATTGGCTACCTACATAAACGATTTATTATACCGCTACGAGTGTGTTATTATTCCGGGTTTCGGCGCGTTTTTAACACAATATCAGTCGGCAAAAATCGATCCGGAAACACATACTTTTTATCCGCCGGGAAAAACACTTTCCTTTAACAGACAATTACAAACCAACGACGGATTGTTGGCCAATTATGTGGCTTCGGTAGAAAATTCCAGTTATGAGATTGCGCTTCAGCAAATAAGAAACTTTACGGGGACGCTATCTTTGCAGCTTTCGGAAGGAGAGACAGTAACTTTGCTGCGTATTGGCGAATTCTTTCTGAATAAAGAGCAGTCTGTACAATTTGTTCCTGCGCCTTCGGCCAACTTCAGTACAGCATCCTTTGGATTGAGTTCGTATGTTTCTCGCTCAATTAACCGTGAAGTATACAAAGAAACCGTAGCCGCTCTTGAAGAGAAAGCCCCATTATTGTTTACGCCTGAAAGACGCACTGCACTACCTTATTTAAAATATGCTGCCATCGGACTTATTGCCATCGCGTTAAGCGGATTTGTAGGCATGAAACTATACGAAGGGAATGTGCAGAAGCACAATTTTGTAGAAAAACAAAAGGCAAATACGCTGGTTGAAAATCAAATTCAGGAAGCGACATTTGTACTTGAGAATCCGTTGCCTTCCTTAAATATTACCCTACCCAAACGAACCGGAAAGTACCATATTATCGCCGGAGCCTTTAGAGTGGAGGAAAACGCACAAACAAAAGTCGCACAGCTTATTGAAAAAGGATACTCTCCCAGACTTATTGGGATAAACAGATACGGCTTGCATCAGGTTATCTACAGCAGTCATGAAAACCGTCTGGAAGCTTTGCAAACTCTTCACACCATTAAGCGTACCGAAAATGTGGATGCATGGTTGTTAGTTCAGGATATGAACGACTAA
- a CDS encoding acyl-CoA thioesterase encodes MISRTPAESRTVITDLVLPSETNPIGNMFGGELLARMDRAASIAARRHSRRIVVTASVNHVAFNKMIPLGSVVTVEAHVSRAFKSSMEVYMDVWIEDRESGLRSKANEAIYTFVAVNEMGNPVPVPELIPETPQEKARFEAALRRKQLSLVLAGKMQAKDATELKALFE; translated from the coding sequence ATGATATCCAGAACTCCAGCAGAGTCCAGAACAGTCATCACCGATTTAGTGCTTCCCAGCGAAACCAATCCTATTGGTAATATGTTTGGAGGCGAATTATTAGCCCGTATGGATCGTGCAGCAAGTATCGCGGCGAGACGTCATAGTCGTAGAATAGTGGTAACCGCTTCGGTGAATCACGTTGCGTTTAATAAGATGATTCCCTTGGGAAGTGTTGTTACCGTCGAAGCACATGTCTCCAGAGCCTTTAAAAGCTCTATGGAGGTGTATATGGATGTTTGGATTGAAGATCGTGAAAGTGGGCTGCGCAGCAAAGCCAACGAAGCGATTTACACCTTTGTCGCGGTTAACGAAATGGGCAATCCTGTTCCTGTACCCGAATTAATTCCTGAAACTCCTCAGGAAAAGGCCCGTTTTGAAGCCGCTTTACGAAGAAAACAACTGAGTTTGGTGCTTGCAGGAAAAATGCAGGCCAAAGATGCAACCGAACTTAAGGCACTTTTCGAATAA
- a CDS encoding murein hydrolase activator EnvC: MFRLFCFLVFSFITVNSVLAQPNKQRELEDKRQSILSEIKQINSLLFKTQGRKKSILTDVEDLNYRISARENLIKITNQQANLLTREMNDNRKKIDELKAELKTLKEDYAAMINKSYKSKSQQSRVMFLLSAENFLQAYKRLQYMKQYAKHRKEQGESIKSKTNLLEVLNKDLAVQKSKKQELIEENRIAKIKLTDEKKDQQELVASLKKEEGKFSAQIRDKQKEADAIDRQIDALIKEAIAKSNATTNETKAVKTSSEAFALTTEAKALAASFTNNKGKLPWPVEKGVVIKHYGKQQHPQLSNVTTFNSGVEIATEANARARAVFNGEVLEIQQLKGANKAVYIQHGSYITVYNNLVNITVKKGDKVSTKQEIGTIYSNPTTGKTILKFLLYQNTNRMNPADWIFSM, from the coding sequence ATGTTTCGTCTTTTTTGTTTTCTGGTTTTCAGTTTCATCACAGTAAATTCGGTACTGGCGCAACCTAACAAGCAGCGTGAGCTGGAAGACAAGCGCCAATCCATCCTTTCAGAAATAAAACAAATTAACTCACTTCTTTTTAAAACACAGGGGCGTAAAAAATCTATTCTTACCGATGTCGAAGATTTAAACTACCGTATTTCAGCAAGAGAGAATCTAATTAAAATTACCAATCAGCAGGCAAATTTGTTAACTCGTGAGATGAATGACAATCGCAAGAAAATAGACGAACTAAAAGCCGAGCTAAAGACGTTGAAGGAAGATTATGCGGCCATGATTAACAAGTCGTATAAAAGTAAATCGCAACAAAGCAGGGTAATGTTTTTATTGTCTGCCGAAAATTTTCTGCAGGCCTACAAGCGTTTGCAGTATATGAAACAATACGCAAAACACCGGAAGGAACAAGGGGAAAGCATCAAATCGAAAACAAATTTACTGGAAGTACTCAATAAGGATCTGGCTGTTCAAAAAAGTAAAAAACAGGAACTTATTGAGGAAAATAGAATAGCAAAGATAAAATTAACCGATGAGAAGAAAGACCAGCAGGAACTTGTTGCTTCTTTAAAGAAGGAGGAAGGGAAGTTCTCGGCTCAGATACGGGACAAGCAAAAAGAAGCCGATGCTATTGACCGTCAAATTGATGCGTTGATTAAAGAAGCCATTGCAAAATCGAATGCTACAACCAATGAGACGAAGGCTGTAAAAACTTCTTCCGAAGCTTTCGCACTTACTACCGAGGCCAAGGCCCTGGCTGCAAGTTTTACCAACAATAAGGGGAAATTACCCTGGCCGGTAGAAAAAGGAGTGGTGATAAAACACTATGGGAAACAACAACATCCGCAATTGTCGAACGTGACCACATTTAATAGCGGTGTTGAAATCGCCACCGAAGCCAACGCCAGAGCCCGCGCTGTGTTTAATGGAGAAGTACTGGAAATTCAGCAATTAAAGGGCGCCAACAAAGCTGTTTATATTCAGCATGGTAGCTATATCACGGTGTATAACAATTTGGTGAATATCACGGTTAAAAAAGGCGACAAGGTATCGACCAAACAGGAAATTGGCACCATTTATTCCAATCCAACTACGGGAAAGACAATTTTAAAATTCCTTCTTTACCAAAACACGAATAGAATGAATCCGGCCGACTGGATTTTTAGCATGTAA
- a CDS encoding DUF4292 domain-containing protein, with product MHKLLYLLFLVVVLSSCGGTKGITGSNKADKSFSAKKITESHAAASPNFSTLAGRLQVVYEDNNKLQSITVSLRMEKDKIIWVKASLLGITIAKVLITPDRVSYYETIGSTYFDGDFSLLSEWLGTDIDFEKAQAILLGQSMFNLNTMDYTVKVAQNQYQLSPKQQPQNFIHYLFLNPENFKVVSGSLSQPNDSRLLSIRYRDYQKIDGGFYPSDILINASEKESTTKIELNYKKIELNVSVSFPFTIPEGYEEIQL from the coding sequence ATGCACAAACTTCTTTATTTATTATTTTTAGTAGTTGTCCTGTCATCTTGTGGAGGGACTAAAGGAATTACCGGTTCCAATAAGGCCGACAAATCGTTTTCGGCAAAAAAAATTACAGAAAGTCACGCAGCGGCCTCTCCCAACTTTTCGACCTTGGCGGGGCGGTTACAAGTAGTGTACGAGGACAACAACAAACTGCAAAGCATCACCGTAAGCCTTCGAATGGAGAAGGATAAAATTATTTGGGTGAAAGCTTCTCTGTTGGGAATTACCATTGCCAAAGTGTTAATTACCCCGGACAGAGTGAGTTATTACGAAACCATTGGAAGCACCTATTTCGATGGGGATTTTTCACTGTTAAGTGAATGGCTGGGAACCGATATAGACTTCGAAAAAGCACAAGCCATTCTACTGGGACAGTCTATGTTCAATTTAAATACAATGGACTATACGGTGAAAGTTGCTCAAAATCAATACCAGCTTTCTCCAAAGCAACAGCCGCAGAATTTTATTCACTACCTGTTCTTGAATCCGGAGAATTTTAAAGTAGTTTCAGGCTCGTTATCACAACCCAATGACAGCCGTCTTTTATCGATTCGATACCGTGATTACCAAAAAATTGACGGGGGTTTTTATCCTTCAGACATTTTAATAAATGCCTCGGAAAAGGAGTCTACCACGAAGATCGAATTAAATTATAAAAAGATTGAACTCAATGTTTCGGTAAGTTTTCCGTTTACTATTCCTGAAGGATATGAAGAAATTCAATTATAA
- a CDS encoding tetratricopeptide repeat protein — MLLPEPVYAQEIKPDGVEEPTDDLGNVSDAFQENFFEALKQKGIENYELAVDALKKAEKAAKGDSKQEAVIYFEMGKNLTYLKKYDEAEESFLKVLQTEVDRLDVLEALYDLYYQKRDYEAAIPLLEKLIKIDDDYKEDLANVYLRTKQYDKAIQMLDELDETWGESDYRDALRTQIYKETGNASGQIEKLEDKIDSKSKNEKDYLNLIFLYSDQGDSQKAYETAQELLTSFPKSELVHLALYKYYLEDSKLQEAINSMKKVFASTQVDSDSKYRVLGDFMQFVKSNPEFEKDLDEVVAIFSTENNGKVYEQLGDFYISKGMKEEALKFYEKGIVKDGDNFSLLKNTLLLQIDFKKYTEAVQLSSNGIEIFPSQPMLYLINGVANIGLQKWDDAIESMETGVDYLFEAPVMEKDFYEQLGIAYTQKGDTKRANDYIKKASEIKPPNHP; from the coding sequence ATGCTCCTTCCGGAGCCTGTCTATGCGCAAGAAATTAAACCGGATGGGGTAGAAGAGCCCACAGACGATTTGGGAAATGTTAGTGATGCCTTTCAGGAAAACTTTTTTGAAGCTTTAAAGCAAAAAGGAATTGAAAATTACGAATTGGCCGTCGATGCCCTAAAGAAAGCCGAAAAAGCAGCTAAGGGTGATTCAAAACAGGAGGCAGTAATCTATTTTGAAATGGGTAAAAACCTTACCTATTTAAAAAAATACGACGAGGCCGAAGAAAGCTTTCTGAAAGTCCTTCAAACCGAAGTAGATCGGTTGGATGTATTGGAGGCCTTGTACGATCTCTATTATCAAAAAAGAGATTACGAAGCTGCAATCCCATTGCTCGAAAAATTGATAAAAATTGACGACGACTATAAAGAGGATTTGGCCAATGTGTATTTACGCACAAAACAATACGACAAGGCAATTCAGATGTTAGATGAGCTCGATGAAACCTGGGGCGAAAGTGATTATAGGGATGCTTTGCGTACCCAAATTTATAAGGAAACAGGGAATGCTTCAGGACAAATAGAAAAACTGGAAGACAAAATCGATTCAAAATCTAAAAACGAGAAGGATTATTTAAATCTTATCTTTTTATATAGTGATCAAGGGGATTCACAAAAGGCGTATGAAACAGCACAAGAATTACTAACTAGTTTCCCGAAATCTGAATTGGTCCATTTGGCACTCTACAAATACTATCTGGAAGACTCAAAATTACAGGAGGCTATCAATTCAATGAAAAAAGTGTTTGCTTCAACCCAAGTAGACAGTGACAGTAAATACAGAGTTCTGGGTGACTTTATGCAATTTGTAAAATCAAACCCCGAATTTGAAAAAGATCTGGATGAGGTAGTGGCCATATTTTCAACAGAAAATAACGGAAAAGTATACGAGCAGTTGGGGGACTTCTATATTTCAAAAGGCATGAAAGAGGAAGCCTTAAAATTTTATGAGAAAGGGATAGTGAAAGATGGGGACAATTTCAGTCTGCTGAAAAACACCCTTTTACTGCAAATAGACTTTAAAAAATATACCGAAGCTGTCCAGTTAAGTTCTAATGGAATTGAAATCTTTCCGTCTCAACCCATGCTGTATTTAATCAATGGGGTTGCCAATATCGGACTTCAAAAGTGGGATGATGCCATTGAAAGTATGGAGACCGGAGTGGATTATTTATTCGAAGCCCCGGTTATGGAAAAGGATTTTTACGAACAATTGGGGATTGCCTACACCCAAAAAGGAGACACGAAAAGAGCAAACGATTATATTAAAAAAGCTTCAGAAATTAAACCCCCCAATCACCCCTAA
- a CDS encoding sugar nucleotidyltransferase: protein MKIIVPMAGRGSRLRPHTLTVPKPLIPVAGKPIVHRLVEDIAGVLNEPIDEIAFILGDPAFFGDEVVESLKALAIDLGAKPTIYWQLDPKGTGHAIMCAAPSLSGPAVIAYADTLIRADFNLDKDADSVIWTKVVDNPEAYGVVNLNEKNEITQLVEKPTEFVSNQAVIGIYYFKDVAELKKELQYVLDNNIINGGEYQINDGIKRMMAAGKIFKTGTVTEWMDCGNKEVTVETNRRMLGFLAEANAPLIAASVSNSNSKIIPPCFIGEGVVLKNSTVGPYVSIGQGTIIEESNVKNSIIQTNSVVKNATLDNAMIGNNAIFDGNFTNVSIGDYSELK from the coding sequence ATGAAAATAATTGTCCCAATGGCAGGTCGCGGATCGCGTCTGCGCCCACATACCTTAACCGTTCCCAAACCGCTAATACCCGTAGCGGGAAAACCAATCGTGCATCGTTTGGTGGAAGATATTGCCGGAGTACTCAATGAACCAATCGACGAAATAGCCTTTATTTTAGGCGACCCTGCATTTTTTGGAGACGAGGTTGTGGAAAGTTTAAAAGCGCTTGCAATTGATTTAGGCGCAAAACCAACAATTTACTGGCAATTGGATCCAAAAGGAACAGGACACGCTATTATGTGCGCCGCACCTTCACTTTCGGGGCCGGCTGTAATTGCCTATGCCGATACTTTAATCCGTGCCGATTTCAATCTCGACAAGGATGCAGACAGTGTAATTTGGACCAAAGTTGTGGATAACCCCGAAGCCTACGGAGTTGTTAATCTCAATGAAAAGAACGAAATCACACAATTGGTTGAAAAACCTACCGAATTTGTGAGCAATCAGGCGGTGATAGGAATCTATTACTTCAAAGACGTCGCGGAATTAAAAAAAGAGCTTCAGTACGTGTTGGATAACAACATCATCAATGGCGGGGAATACCAGATTAACGACGGAATAAAACGAATGATGGCCGCAGGAAAGATCTTTAAAACCGGAACGGTAACCGAATGGATGGATTGCGGAAACAAAGAGGTCACAGTCGAAACTAATCGAAGAATGTTAGGTTTTTTAGCTGAAGCCAATGCACCTTTGATAGCTGCTTCGGTAAGTAACAGTAATTCGAAAATCATCCCTCCCTGCTTTATTGGAGAAGGTGTTGTTTTAAAAAATAGTACGGTGGGTCCGTATGTGTCTATCGGACAGGGCACAATTATTGAGGAAAGCAACGTTAAAAATAGTATAATCCAAACGAACTCGGTGGTGAAAAATGCTACCTTAGACAACGCAATGATTGGCAATAACGCTATTTTTGATGGGAATTTTACCAATGTGAGCATTGGGGATTATTCCGAATTGAAATAA
- the dut gene encoding dUTP diphosphatase — protein sequence MKIKIINKSGHALPSYETIYSAGMDLRANVPEPSTLQPLERAIVKTGLFIELPIGFEAQVRPRSGLAAKKGITVLNAPGTIDSDYRGEIGVILVNLSNEPFTIENGERIAQLVIAKHERAVWEEVNELAETTRGAGGFGSTGTK from the coding sequence ATGAAAATTAAAATAATCAACAAGTCGGGACACGCATTACCTTCTTATGAAACAATCTATTCGGCAGGAATGGATTTACGCGCAAACGTTCCCGAGCCTTCTACCTTACAACCTTTGGAGCGCGCTATTGTAAAAACAGGTCTTTTTATTGAATTGCCAATAGGCTTTGAAGCGCAGGTAAGACCCAGAAGCGGCTTGGCAGCTAAAAAGGGAATTACGGTACTCAACGCTCCGGGAACCATCGATTCAGATTACCGTGGAGAAATTGGAGTAATCTTGGTCAACCTGTCAAACGAGCCGTTTACTATTGAAAATGGGGAGCGCATTGCCCAGTTGGTAATTGCAAAGCACGAACGGGCCGTCTGGGAAGAAGTAAACGAATTAGCAGAAACAACTCGTGGCGCCGGAGGTTTTGGCAGTACGGGAACAAAATAG